The following proteins come from a genomic window of Lolium rigidum isolate FL_2022 chromosome 5, APGP_CSIRO_Lrig_0.1, whole genome shotgun sequence:
- the LOC124654559 gene encoding uncharacterized protein LOC124654559 codes for MMMQQQKEQRKAMPVVKVPAVAVARGGMSRIQLRRERKLALQQDVDKLKKKLRHEENVHRALERAFTRPLGALPRLPPYLPSQTLALLAEVAVLEEEVVRLEEQVVNFRQGIYQEAIIFSTSTKNTHLPGGGGDGCAPPQLMPSNPTLPTTELPPTVHHGSDRPPARPSPNGKQTPRKPIPASANQDDGPGSGAGKENQSCRNSRLSPSQKVAKFRVPAAAPEKRRAAQTISAAPASNNSGKVSLDGSSAPNRLSEELLSCLLTIFSQMGSPAAPADEEQQPLSPSVSGSSSEDAYPQDPYGILELGGARDVGPYRRLHVIDAASFDRNALASNTLLARRLKALLRKLASVDLAGLSHHHKLAFWINVYNSCMMNAFLEQGVPTTPQMLVAMMPKAAIEVGGRTHSAMSIEHFVLRLPYSVKHVNPPEGTKVDDAAARAGAFGLEWPEPLVTFALSCGSWSSPAVRVYTAARVEEELEGAKRDYLQAAVAVSAPERLAIPKLLHWYLLDFAKDVDSLMDWVCLQLPGELRQSAMRAVDEGRHARRIQVLPYEFRFRYLLAS; via the exons ATGATGATGCAGCAGCAGAAGGAGCAGAGGAAGGCCATGCCGGTGGTGAAGGTGCCGGCCGTCGCGGTGGCCAGAGGCGGGATGAGCAGGATCCAGTTAAGGCGAGAGCGGAAGCTCGCGCTGCAGCAGGAT GTGgacaagctcaagaagaagctGCGGCACGAGGAGAACGTCCACCGGGCTCTGGAGCGGGCGTTCACGAGGCCGCTCGGCGCCCTGCCTCGCCTGCCGCCCTACCTGCCGTCCCAG ACGCTGGCTCTTCTGGCGGAGGTGGCGGTGCTGGAGGAGGAGGTCGTGCGGCTGGAGGAGCAGGTGGTCAATTTCCGGCAAGGCATCTACCAGgaggccatcatcttctccacctcCACCAAGAACACGCacctccccggcggcggcggcgatggatgCGCGCCGCCGCAGCTCATGCCGTCCAACCCGACTCTACCAACTACAGAGCTCCCTCCAACGGTACACCATGGTTCCGATCGTCCTCCTGCTCGTCCATCGCCGAACGGCAAGCAAACGCCGAGAAAACCAATTCCGGCTTCAGCGAACCAGGATGATGGCCCAGGCTCTGGGGCAGGAAAAGAGAACCAGTCATGCAGGAATTCTCGCCTGTCGCCGTCGCAGAAGGTTGCCAAATTCAGGGTGCCGGCAGCGGCGCCTGAGAAACGCAGGGCTGCTCAG ACGATCAGTGCAGCGCCTGCCAGCAATAATTCAGGGAAGGTGTCGCTGGACGGGTCGAGCGCGCCCAACCGATTGTCGGAGGAGCTGCTGAGCTGCCTGCTGACCATCTTCTCCCAGATGGGCTCACCGGCGGCACCGGCGGACGAGGAGCAGCAGCCATTGTCCCCGTCGGTTTCAGGGTCCTCGTCAGAGGACGCGTACCCTCAGGACCCCTACGGCATCCTGGAGCTGGGCGGCGCCAGGGACGTCGGCCCCTACCGGCGGCTCCACGTGATCGACGCGGCGTCGTTCGACCGGAACGCGCTGGCCAGCAACACGCTGCTCGCCCGGAGGTTGAA GGCCTTGCTCCGGAAGCTCGCGTCGGTTGACCTGGCGGGGCTCTCCCACCACCACAAGCTCGCCTTCTGGATCAACGTCTACAACTCCTGCATGATGAAT GCATTCCTGGAGCAAGGTGTACCTACCACGCCCCAAATGCTCGTGGCCATGATGCCCAAG GCGGCCATAGAGGTGGGTGGGCGCACGCACAGCGCCATGTCCATCGAGCATTTCGTCCTCAGGCTGCCCTACAGCGTCAAGCAT GTGAACCCTCCGGAAGGGACGAAGGTCGACGACGCCGCGGCGCGGGCTGGCGCGTTCGGACTGGAGTGGCCGGAGCCGCTGGTTACGTTCGCGCTCTCCTGCGGGAGCTGGTCCTCCCCCGCC GTGAGGGTGTACACGGCGGCGCGGgtggaggaggagctggaggGCGCCAAGAGGGACTACCTGCAGGCGGCGGTGGCCGTGTCGGCGCCGGAGCGGCTCGCCATCCCCAAGCTCCTGCACTGGTACCTCCTGGACTTCGCCAAGGACGTGGACTCGCTCATGGACTGGGTGTGCCTGCAGCTGCCCGGCGAGCTGCGGCAGTCCGCGATGCGCGCCGTGGATGAAGGCCGGCACGCGCGCCGCATCCAGGTGCTGCCCTACGAGTTCAGGTTCAGGTACCTCCTGGCCTCGTGA